A region from the Cannabis sativa cultivar Pink pepper isolate KNU-18-1 chromosome 9, ASM2916894v1, whole genome shotgun sequence genome encodes:
- the LOC115723931 gene encoding uncharacterized protein LOC115723931, which produces MVEKLENTSKKLDPEIDINNAKLITDKHHLEVEKGQAYKDKKTLKNVLSYYAIKNNFQYKVWKSCSQEYSLKCVYESCNWSQRASRNGPTNTFIIKRFSKIHTCPINIRHEDQRQATSKLIGECIKLKFLNIKTKATPMDMKGELKYRYDIKMNYMKAWRSKEHAVNDLRGNASDLYSLIPSFLHMMEKTNPGSVVDLKTTEDNNLLFVFMALDASIKGWGTCRPIVVVDGTFLKVAYGGTLLCACTQDAAGHIFPLVFCVADSENDQSWKWFFKKFKEVYGVREHQCLISDRNESPIKAAREIYPEITHSYCGYHILSNLKTSFKQHAAKYNLPFFGAVKAYTEKQFEFHMAELDGLDKRIRPYLKKVSYEKWSRIHSQNKRYSTMTSNISESLNAANLAARELPITTLLECLRALVQQWTHTNRTKAHNTFTKLSPAGEDILLKNYTYSLNLECCC; this is translated from the exons ATGGTAGAAAAACttgaaaacaccagtaaaaaacTGGATCCAGAAATCGACATCAACAATGCAAAGTTAATAACAGACAAGCATCACCTCGAAGTGGAAAAAGGACAGGCATACAAAGACAAGAAAACTCTAAAGAATGTCCTCAGCTACTACGCAATCAAAAATAACTTTCAGTACAAAGTGTGGAAGTCCTGCTCTCAAGAGTACAGTCTGAAATGTGTTTACGAAAGCTGCAATTGGTCTCAACGAGCATCGAGAAATGGCCCAACAAACACATTCATAATCAAGAGGttctcaaaaattcacacaTGCCCCATAAATATTAGGCATGAAGACCAAAGGCAAGCAACATCGAAACTGATCGGGGAATGCATAAAACTGAAGTTTTTGAACATAAAGACAAAGGCAACACCGATGGACATGAAAGGAGAGTTGAAATACAGGTATGACATCAAGATGAACTACATGAAAGCTTGGAGAAGTAAGGAACATGCAGTAAATGACTTAAGAGGAAACGCTAGTGACTTGTACAGCCTAATACCGAGTTTCTTACACATGATGGAAAAAACAAACCCAGGATCAGTTGTGGATCTGAAAACAACAGAAGACAACAACTTGCTCTTTGTTTTCATGGCGTTGGACGCATCCATAAAAGGGTGGGGAACATGCAGACCGATAGTTGTGGTGGACGGAACATTCCTCAAAGTAGCTTATGGGGGAACTTTGTTGTGCGCATGCACACAAGATGCAGCAGGTCATATTTTTCCACTAGTGTTTTGTGTTGCAGATTCTGAGAATGACCAATCTTGGAAATGgttcttcaaaaaatttaaagaagtgTATGGGGTCCGGGAACACCAATGCCTAATTTCAGACAGGAATGAAAGCCCCATCAAAGCAGCAAGAGAAATCTATCCAGAAATTACACACAGTTACTGCGGGTACCACATTTTGAGCAACCTTAAAACAAGCTTCAAACAACATGCTGCCAAATACAATCTGCCATTCTTTGGAGCAGTCAAAGCCTACACAGAAAAGCAATTCGAGTTCCACATGGCTGAATTGGATGGATTGGACAAACGCATAAGACCTTACCTAAAAAAAGTCAGTTATGAAAAGTGGTCAAGAATTCATAGCCAAAACAAGAGGTATTCTACAATGACCTCAAACATATCAGAATCACTGAACGCTGCAAATCTAGCAGCAAGGGAGCTACCAATTACAACCCTGCTAGAATGCTTGAGAGCATTGGTGCAACAATGGACACATACTAATAGGACAAAAGCACACAACACCTTTACTAAGCTATCACCAGCTGGAGAAGACATACTGCTGAAAAATTACACATACTCATTGAATCTGGAG TGTTGCTGTTAA